A single window of Hymenobacter sp. APR13 DNA harbors:
- a CDS encoding thiolase family protein — protein sequence MPTAYIVDAVRTPIARFAGALSSVRPDDLAAHILRELLRRNPSLDKSAVEDVIIGAANQAGEDNRNVARMAALLAGLPITVPGCTVNRLCASGLQSITDASRAIMAGEGDVYLAGGAESMTRAPFVMAKSETAFGRELTAHDTTLGWRFVNPKLSKMHHPFAMGETAENVARKYGITRTEQDEFAFDSQRKYHRAAEKGRFRKEIAPVFVANPKGAAALFDTDEPPRLSSMEKLAAIRPAFQPIDGTVTAGNSAGINDGAAGVLVVSEAALKRFNLKPMARVVASAVAGVDPAYMGLGPVPATQKVLQRAGLTLQDIGLIELNEAFAAQSIACVRDLDLNMDIVNVNGGSIAIGHPLGAAGSRITATLLHEMQRRENVRYGLVTMCVGVGQGASVIYERM from the coding sequence ATGCCTACCGCTTACATAGTTGACGCCGTCCGGACGCCCATTGCCCGTTTCGCAGGCGCCCTGAGCAGCGTCCGTCCCGACGACCTGGCCGCCCACATTCTGCGCGAGCTGCTGCGTCGCAACCCTTCCCTCGATAAAAGCGCGGTAGAAGACGTGATTATCGGCGCCGCCAACCAGGCTGGCGAAGACAACCGCAACGTGGCCCGCATGGCGGCGCTGCTGGCCGGCCTGCCCATCACGGTGCCGGGCTGCACCGTGAACCGCCTGTGCGCCTCCGGCCTGCAGAGCATCACCGATGCCTCGCGCGCCATCATGGCCGGCGAGGGCGACGTGTACCTGGCCGGCGGGGCCGAAAGCATGACCCGCGCCCCGTTCGTGATGGCCAAGTCGGAAACCGCCTTCGGGCGCGAGCTGACGGCCCACGACACCACCCTGGGCTGGCGCTTCGTGAACCCCAAGCTGAGCAAGATGCACCACCCGTTTGCCATGGGCGAAACGGCGGAAAACGTGGCCCGCAAGTACGGCATCACGCGCACCGAGCAGGACGAGTTTGCCTTCGATTCGCAGCGCAAATACCACCGTGCCGCCGAGAAAGGGCGTTTCCGCAAGGAAATTGCGCCGGTGTTCGTGGCCAACCCCAAAGGAGCCGCCGCGCTGTTCGACACCGACGAGCCGCCCCGCCTGAGCAGCATGGAGAAGCTGGCCGCCATCCGGCCGGCGTTTCAGCCCATTGATGGCACCGTGACGGCCGGTAACTCGGCTGGCATCAACGACGGCGCCGCGGGCGTGCTGGTGGTGAGCGAGGCCGCCCTCAAGCGCTTCAACCTCAAACCGATGGCCCGCGTGGTAGCGTCGGCGGTGGCGGGCGTCGACCCGGCCTACATGGGCCTGGGCCCGGTGCCAGCTACCCAGAAGGTACTGCAGCGCGCCGGCCTGACTTTGCAGGATATCGGGCTGATTGAGCTCAACGAGGCCTTCGCCGCCCAAAGCATTGCCTGCGTCCGCGACCTGGACCTGAACATGGACATCGTGAACGTAAACGGCGGCTCCATTGCCATCGGGCACCCGCTGGGCGCGGCCGGCTCGCGCATCACGGCCACGCTGCTGCACGAAATGCAGCGCCGCGAAAACGTGCGCTACGGCCTCGTAACCATGTGCGTAGGGGTAGGGCAGGGCGCTTCCGTGATTTACGAGCGGATGTAG
- a CDS encoding GNAT family N-acetyltransferase yields MPLTAWQWAVLGCISRATCAAARPKSATGWRGRTGGGGLATAAVQAVAAYVLANFDVCRLYAVVFEPNAASARVLEKAGFALEATMRKSVVKDGQMLDSRLYALVV; encoded by the coding sequence TTGCCGTTGACGGCGTGGCAGTGGGCAGTATTGGGGTGCATTTCAAGAGCGACGTGCGCCGCCGCTCGGCCGAAATCGGCTACTGGCTGGCGCGGCCGTACTGGGGGCGGGGGTCTGGCTACGGCCGCCGTGCAGGCCGTGGCGGCCTACGTGCTGGCGAACTTCGACGTCTGCCGGCTGTATGCCGTAGTGTTCGAGCCCAACGCCGCCTCGGCGCGGGTGCTGGAAAAGGCCGGCTTTGCGCTGGAAGCCACGATGCGCAAAAGCGTGGTGAAAGACGGCCAGATGCTGGACTCCCGCCTCTACGCGCTGGTTGTGTGA
- a CDS encoding DUF4293 domain-containing protein yields the protein MIQRIQSVFLLLLALCMIAVLFLPLWHKADPTTGQELTMTALGFSYNKTGAGLTPPGTVWVIAAFAAASAAVALFEIFQFRNRFLQLKLGMLNLLLILCTIGAGFYFSTLGEQALNVKMLGSYQAGFYLPTLALLLNLLANRFIRRDEQLVRSMDRLR from the coding sequence ATGATACAAAGAATCCAAAGCGTATTCCTGCTGCTGCTGGCCCTGTGCATGATAGCCGTGCTGTTTCTGCCCCTCTGGCACAAAGCCGACCCCACCACCGGCCAGGAGTTGACCATGACGGCCCTGGGATTTAGCTACAACAAAACCGGCGCAGGCCTCACGCCGCCCGGCACGGTTTGGGTTATTGCGGCGTTTGCAGCGGCTTCGGCGGCGGTGGCGCTGTTCGAGATTTTCCAGTTCCGCAACCGGTTCTTGCAGCTCAAGCTGGGCATGCTCAACCTGCTGCTGATTCTGTGCACCATCGGGGCTGGCTTCTACTTCTCCACCCTGGGCGAGCAGGCCCTCAACGTGAAGATGCTGGGCTCCTACCAGGCCGGCTTCTACCTGCCCACGCTGGCGCTGCTGCTGAACCTGCTGGCCAACCGCTTCATCCGCCGCGACGAGCAGCTGGTACGCAGTATGGACCGCCTTCGGTAG
- a CDS encoding OmpA family protein, giving the protein MKKLLLVCAAAGSAALLSGCATSGSASKADKRFAQGEYETAIELYKADVAKGKNVATANYRVAEAYRLSNRIEQAESYYKAAIDGGVKAPDVVFYYGQALKANGKFDEAAQQFDAYTQASAGRALAPRAEMESRNAKMANTIMAMRSNNEVMALDQVNTPSSEFGSTLMPDTKELVFASGREGKKYLGNGENFSDLYAVKFDDAEKMTGGSVRKLEALFNTEDKHEASATYTPDGKTMVFARSNNGSKKGLLSVDLWIAYFKNGAWSEPVLANINDRTADDFSPAFSADGQTLYFASGRKGGLGGNDIYKATLGPNGRFSPAENLGDQVNTAGNDNFPAIAPDGTLYFSSDGQPGLGKLDIFMLEKGKAKNLGTPINSAGDDFAPFFTSKNGGVFSSNRAGGKGSDDLYMFRQKPLRLVTFYADGTVMTRNEKTGVMAPASGETVTLYGRNGQKIQDVTADAEGKFSLKLDSAAANYALVADQPGFFTARAPLSTVGRKPAQDQLVNEMTEVRIPVALTLTEIVKNKAIRVENILYDYDKADIRPDAALELDKLVETLNDNPAITIELSSHTDSRGKDAYNQALSQRRAQSAVDYIISKGIDKARITAKGYGESRPEVKDAKTEDQFQRNRRTEFRVTKIAE; this is encoded by the coding sequence ATGAAGAAATTACTACTGGTCTGTGCTGCGGCCGGCTCTGCTGCCTTGTTGAGCGGGTGTGCTACCTCCGGCAGCGCCAGCAAAGCAGATAAGCGCTTTGCTCAGGGCGAGTACGAAACCGCCATTGAGCTGTATAAGGCCGATGTTGCGAAGGGTAAAAACGTGGCAACGGCCAACTATCGGGTGGCAGAAGCATACCGGCTGTCTAACCGCATTGAGCAGGCAGAAAGCTATTATAAGGCGGCGATTGATGGGGGTGTGAAGGCACCTGACGTGGTGTTCTACTACGGACAAGCCCTGAAGGCCAACGGCAAGTTCGACGAAGCCGCCCAGCAGTTCGACGCCTACACCCAGGCCAGCGCCGGCCGCGCGCTGGCGCCCCGCGCCGAGATGGAATCCCGCAATGCCAAGATGGCCAACACCATCATGGCGATGCGCTCCAACAACGAGGTGATGGCGCTGGACCAGGTGAACACGCCCTCCTCGGAGTTCGGCTCGACCCTGATGCCGGACACCAAGGAGCTGGTGTTTGCCTCCGGCCGCGAGGGCAAGAAATACTTGGGCAACGGCGAGAACTTCAGCGACTTGTACGCCGTGAAGTTTGATGACGCCGAGAAAATGACCGGGGGCTCGGTGCGCAAGCTGGAGGCCCTCTTCAACACCGAAGACAAGCACGAAGCCAGCGCCACCTACACGCCCGACGGCAAAACGATGGTGTTTGCCCGCTCCAACAACGGCTCCAAAAAAGGCCTACTGAGCGTGGATCTGTGGATTGCTTACTTCAAGAATGGCGCCTGGAGCGAGCCGGTACTGGCCAACATCAACGACCGCACCGCCGATGACTTCTCGCCGGCTTTCAGTGCCGATGGCCAGACGCTGTACTTCGCCTCGGGCCGCAAAGGCGGCCTCGGTGGCAACGATATCTACAAAGCCACGCTGGGCCCGAACGGCCGCTTCTCGCCCGCCGAAAACCTGGGCGACCAGGTGAACACCGCCGGCAACGACAACTTCCCGGCCATAGCGCCGGATGGCACGCTCTACTTCTCTTCCGACGGGCAGCCCGGCCTGGGCAAGCTCGATATCTTTATGCTGGAGAAGGGCAAGGCAAAAAACCTGGGCACGCCCATCAATAGCGCCGGCGACGACTTCGCGCCGTTTTTCACCAGCAAGAATGGGGGCGTATTTTCTTCCAACCGCGCCGGTGGCAAGGGCTCGGATGACTTGTACATGTTCCGCCAGAAGCCGCTGCGCCTCGTGACCTTCTACGCCGATGGCACGGTGATGACGCGCAACGAGAAAACCGGCGTCATGGCCCCAGCCAGCGGCGAAACCGTGACGTTGTATGGCCGCAACGGCCAAAAAATCCAAGACGTGACGGCAGATGCCGAAGGCAAGTTCAGCCTGAAGCTGGACTCGGCAGCGGCCAACTACGCGCTGGTGGCCGACCAGCCCGGCTTCTTCACGGCCCGGGCGCCGCTGAGTACCGTGGGGCGCAAGCCTGCCCAGGATCAGCTGGTGAACGAAATGACCGAAGTGCGGATTCCGGTGGCGCTGACGCTCACGGAAATCGTGAAAAATAAAGCCATCCGCGTCGAGAACATTCTCTACGACTACGATAAGGCCGACATCCGGCCGGATGCGGCGCTGGAGCTGGATAAGCTGGTGGAAACCCTCAACGACAACCCCGCCATCACCATCGAGCTGAGCTCCCACACCGACTCGCGCGGCAAAGACGCCTACAACCAGGCCCTGTCGCAGCGCCGGGCGCAGTCGGCCGTAGACTACATCATCTCAAAGGGCATTGACAAGGCGCGCATCACGGCCAAAGGCTACGGCGAGAGCCGGCCGGAAGTGAAGGACGCCAAAACTGAAGACCAGTTCCAGCGCAACCGCCGCACGGAATTCCGAGTGACGAAAATTGCCGAATAA
- the truA gene encoding tRNA pseudouridine(38-40) synthase TruA: MRYFLHLAYDGTRYHGWQVQPNTLTVQQELDRCLSQVLRQPVFCLGSGRTDTGVHASHQVAHFEAELPETLDIKTLLYRLNRALPPDIAAYALHPVPPQAHARFSADARTYEYYVRQVPDPFSVGRALYLDLDLDVAAMNEAAAHLLGSRDFTAFSKVKGGENHYVCVVYEAGWHPMPGGLVFRIRANRFVRGMVRLVVGTLLSVGRGKIAPAQFQQILWAQSRVDASGAAPAQGLYLSRVEYTPDVVPADLVPPGLPYFVGR; this comes from the coding sequence GTGCGCTACTTCCTTCATCTGGCCTACGACGGCACCCGCTACCACGGCTGGCAGGTGCAGCCCAACACGCTCACGGTGCAGCAGGAGCTGGACCGCTGCCTGTCGCAGGTGCTGCGGCAGCCGGTGTTCTGCCTGGGCAGCGGCCGCACCGACACCGGCGTGCACGCTAGCCACCAGGTAGCGCACTTCGAGGCCGAGCTGCCAGAAACGCTGGACATCAAAACCCTGCTCTACCGCCTCAACCGCGCCCTGCCGCCCGACATTGCCGCCTACGCCCTGCATCCGGTGCCGCCGCAGGCCCACGCGCGCTTCTCGGCCGATGCCCGCACCTACGAGTACTACGTGCGCCAAGTGCCCGACCCGTTCAGCGTGGGCCGCGCCCTCTATCTTGACCTTGACCTCGACGTGGCCGCCATGAACGAAGCCGCCGCCCACCTGCTCGGCTCGCGCGACTTCACGGCGTTTTCCAAGGTGAAAGGCGGCGAAAACCACTACGTCTGCGTGGTGTACGAGGCCGGCTGGCACCCGATGCCGGGCGGACTGGTGTTCCGCATCCGGGCCAACCGCTTCGTGCGGGGCATGGTGCGGCTGGTAGTGGGCACGCTGCTGAGCGTGGGCCGCGGCAAAATTGCGCCCGCCCAGTTTCAGCAGATTCTGTGGGCTCAGAGCCGCGTAGACGCCAGCGGCGCCGCCCCGGCCCAGGGCCTCTATCTGAGCCGCGTGGAATACACGCCCGATGTGGTGCCCGCCGACCTGGTGCCGCCCGGTTTGCCGTACTTTGTAGGCCGGTAG
- a CDS encoding DUF4476 domain-containing protein — protein sequence MKKALLFCLSLLLLTAAHLQAAPANMNITSERGVPFNLRFDGRTLTRGGARQVHLNRVAPGVHWAEFMIPVGYGRSVSYRTRVFLDPGLETSFVLLTRPGRGPELRKVAAVPLRGGYGNGGNGGYGNGGYDGYGYSGAQGNGQQGTDENYDDDAYGNQPAPGQPGGYGNNGYPNGGSSNGYPNGNGYPSGGNNGGGYYPGGSVSYNRVMAPQDVDALVAAVHRQSFDKDKLPMARLALSETGLRAEDLTRLMKELSFEDSRMELAKYGSSRVVDRQNLYRLNEGFTFSHSATELQEYLAQQAPR from the coding sequence ATGAAAAAGGCGCTACTCTTCTGCCTCAGCCTGCTGCTGCTGACGGCCGCCCACCTGCAGGCTGCTCCGGCCAACATGAACATCACCTCGGAGCGCGGCGTGCCCTTCAATCTGCGCTTCGATGGCCGCACCCTCACGCGCGGCGGCGCGCGCCAGGTACACCTCAACCGGGTTGCGCCCGGCGTGCACTGGGCCGAGTTTATGATTCCGGTGGGCTACGGCCGCTCCGTCAGCTACCGCACCCGCGTGTTTCTGGACCCCGGCCTGGAAACCAGCTTCGTGCTCCTGACGCGCCCCGGCCGCGGGCCCGAGCTGCGCAAAGTGGCCGCCGTGCCGCTGCGGGGCGGCTACGGCAACGGAGGAAATGGCGGTTACGGCAACGGCGGCTACGATGGCTACGGCTACAGTGGCGCGCAAGGCAACGGCCAGCAAGGCACCGATGAGAACTACGACGACGATGCTTATGGCAACCAGCCTGCTCCCGGCCAGCCCGGCGGCTATGGCAACAACGGCTACCCCAACGGCGGCAGTAGCAACGGCTATCCTAACGGCAATGGCTACCCCAGCGGCGGCAACAACGGCGGCGGCTACTACCCCGGCGGCAGCGTGAGCTACAACCGCGTGATGGCGCCGCAGGACGTAGACGCCCTGGTGGCCGCCGTGCACCGCCAGTCGTTCGATAAAGACAAGCTGCCCATGGCCCGCCTGGCCCTCAGCGAAACCGGCCTGCGCGCCGAAGACCTGACCCGCCTGATGAAGGAGCTGAGCTTCGAGGACTCCAGAATGGAGCTGGCCAAATACGGCTCCAGCCGCGTGGTAGACCGCCAGAATCTGTACCGCCTCAACGAAGGGTTTACGTTCTCACACTCGGCCACGGAACTGCAGGAATACCTGGCCCAGCAGGCACCACGTTAA
- a CDS encoding (Fe-S)-binding protein yields MAEQTAKRPVSVPLMADLAARGESPEILFWVGCAGAFDDRYKRVTRAFVRILEHVGVSYAVLGMEESCTGDPAKRAGNEFLFQMQAMTNIATLNGYGIKKVVTACPHCFNTIKNEYPALGGEFEVIHHSTFLQQLINEGKVTAKGGESFKGRRITFHDSCYLGRANNIYEAPREVLEVLDADLLEMKRCKTNGLCCGAGGAQMWKEPEPGKKDVNVERAEEALATLDGDADVLLNLQGVESTAPVLPAGSNRGGSVIAVACPFCMTMMADGVKNKERESDVQVFDLAELIASAEGLNA; encoded by the coding sequence ATGGCTGAGCAAACTGCCAAGCGTCCCGTATCTGTTCCGTTGATGGCCGACCTGGCTGCCCGGGGCGAGTCGCCGGAAATTCTGTTCTGGGTGGGCTGCGCCGGCGCCTTCGACGACCGGTACAAGCGCGTGACCCGCGCCTTCGTCCGCATTCTGGAGCACGTGGGCGTGAGCTACGCCGTGCTGGGCATGGAGGAATCCTGCACCGGCGACCCGGCCAAGCGCGCCGGCAACGAGTTCCTGTTTCAGATGCAGGCCATGACCAACATTGCCACCCTCAACGGCTACGGCATCAAGAAGGTGGTAACGGCTTGCCCGCACTGTTTCAACACCATCAAAAACGAGTACCCCGCGTTGGGTGGCGAGTTTGAGGTGATTCACCACAGCACCTTCCTGCAGCAGCTCATCAACGAGGGCAAGGTGACGGCCAAGGGCGGCGAGTCGTTCAAGGGCCGCCGCATCACCTTCCACGATTCCTGCTACCTGGGCCGCGCCAACAACATCTACGAAGCGCCCCGCGAGGTGCTGGAGGTGCTCGACGCCGACCTGCTGGAAATGAAGCGCTGCAAAACCAACGGCCTCTGCTGCGGTGCCGGTGGTGCCCAGATGTGGAAAGAGCCTGAGCCCGGCAAAAAAGACGTGAACGTGGAGCGTGCCGAGGAAGCCCTGGCCACCCTCGACGGCGACGCCGACGTGCTGCTGAACCTGCAGGGTGTGGAAAGCACCGCCCCCGTGCTGCCCGCCGGCTCCAACCGCGGCGGCAGCGTCATTGCCGTGGCCTGCCCGTTCTGCATGACCATGATGGCCGACGGCGTGAAAAACAAGGAGCGCGAATCCGACGTGCAGGTGTTCGACCTGGCCGAGCTGATTGCCTCCGCCGAAGGCCTCAATGCATAA